A window from Drosophila nasuta strain 15112-1781.00 chromosome 3, ASM2355853v1, whole genome shotgun sequence encodes these proteins:
- the LOC132788369 gene encoding uncharacterized protein LOC132788369 isoform X9, with product MGCAFEAAREQPKQRTKQPNRNQCAASVTTATTAIGSTTTTTTTSREAEDIQIKDNYQQNHKTQTATAKANGKHQKATAQVLLATQQQQQQQQQQFCQVALDNKDALATTHETIEATTAAAAAATPTIDIEATNDLQITCTNCYSRSPEINRDEQPQQQQLQQQQRRRRRRHSRRQDHGRRNKGLLATPTTTATTTPTMVAAATTTATLAGIPCLRLHEMLLHARAALATPRNSANEEQQEQKQKDVVQQQQQPLAYRPWQCLSDNVASAVVPATMSAAILANLSATSAAAYQYLGQHYKHYSQSFSFYAASSVILMLCYLTTTSTAAATQSETGALDKHPIFDESSSDKEILDLLLEKKRYDKRLLPPVNGTLTVNVNVLLLSLASPDESSLKYEVEFLLNQQWNDPRLQYGNKSHYDFLNALHHHDSIWTPDTYFIMHGDFKDPIIPMHFALRIFRNGTITYAMRRHLILSCQGSLHIFPFDDPKCSFSMESISYEEAQIKYVWKNDEDTLRKSPSLTTLNAYLIKNQTTACDQNSWRGNYSCLQVELTFTRDRAYYFTTVFIPGIILVTSSFITFWLEWNAVPARVMIGVTTMLNFFTTSNGFRSTLPVVSNLTAMNVWDGVCMCFIYASLLEFVCVNYVGRKRPLHNVVYRPGENPVTQRLPAVLSRIGVILASPLASANATPAMANTPLSTAMGTAASTATPGTPRCAVDEDFFGGGMRWQEAHGGIIGAAVQNLRARSIKRKSGREAAAKSPSSTSISPGVSKSVVPMPAEHIYEEPAPAPAPAPSTIATRVKFKDEQEDDASTTSTSTLRRSIATSTPALVVRIEQEEEETLKSNTESEKVGAGAEPQPLQQSIEMTEHQCQLAMPLKPPRRKSSRSNSPSNAFAATDEESMMMTTTMTTTTTTSTTRARETGEKRRDAGAPNEIVACTTCGGSNSPCTHSANNGCATETCFVQVRKKEPPHPIRVAKTIDVIARITFPTAYAIFLIFFFVHYKGFS from the exons ATGGGCTGCGCCTTTGAAGCAGCCAGAGAGCAGCCCAaacaaagaacaaaacaaCCAAATAGAAATCAATGTGCTGCCtcagtaacaacagcaacaacagcaataggaagtactacaactacaacaactacgagCAGAGAAGCAGAGGACATACAAATCAAGGATAACTATCAACAAAATCATAAAACGcaaacagcgacagcaaaagcaaacggCAAACATCAAAAAGCGACAGCTCAAGTGCTTTTAGcgacacagcaacaacaacagcagcagcaacaacagttttGTCAAGTGGCGTTGGATAACAAGGACGCGTTGGCGACGACACACGAAACAAtcgaagcaacaacagcagcagcagcagcagcaacgccaaCAATCGATATTGAGGCAACAAACGATTTGCAAATAACTTGCACCAATTGCTACAGTCGCAGCCCAGAGATTAACAGAGAtgagcagccgcagcagcagcagcttcagcagcaacagcggcgaCGTCGTCGCCGGCATTCAAGGCGTCAAGATCATGGGCGTCGCAACAAGGGATTGctggcaacaccaacaacaacagcaacaacaacaccaacaatggttgcagcagccacaacaacagcaacattggCTGGCATACCCTGTCTGCGGTTGCACGAGATGTTGCTGCATGCGCGAGCTGCCTTAGCGACGCCTCGTAACTCGGCAAACGAAgagcagcaagagcaaaagcagaaggacgtggtgcagcagcaacagcaaccattAGCCTATCGGCCGTGGCAATGTCTGTCGGACAATGTCGCCAGCGCCGTCGTACCCGCCACCATGTCAGCCGCCATTTTAGCCAATCTGAGCGCCACATCGGCTGCCGCTTATCAGTATCTGGGCCAGCATTATAAACATTATAGCCAATCGTTCAGCTTCTATGCGGCATCCAGTGTAATACTGATGCTCTGCTATCTGACCACCACATCCACGGCCGCTGCCACACAATCGGAGACGGGTGCCCTTGACAAGCATCCCAT ATTCGATGAATCGAGCTCAGATAAGGAGATATTAGATTTATTACTCGAGAAAAAACGCTATGATAAACGATTACTGCCGCCTGTAAATG GCACGCTGACCGTAAATGTTAATGTGTTGCTTTTAAGCTTAGCATCGCCCGATGAAAGCAGCTTG AAATATGAAGTGGAATTTCTATTGAATCAGCAATGGAACGATCCACGGCTGCAATATGGCAATAAGTCGCACTATGATTTCTTAAATGCTTTGCATCATCATGACAGCATCTGGACGCCCGACACGTACTTCATTATGCATGGCGATTTCAAGGATCCCATCATACCAATGCATTTCGCTTTAAGAATATTTCGGAACGGGACCATTACGTACGCAATGAG GCGTCACTTGATATTGTCCTGTCAGGGCAGCCTGCACATATTTCCATTCGATGATCCAAAGTGCTCATTCTCTATGGAAAGCA TTTCGTATGAGGAAGCACAAATCAAGTATGTTTGGAAGAATGATGAGGATACGCTGCGTAAAAGTCCCTCATTGACCACACTGAATGCGTATTTGATTAAGAATCAAACGACGGCCTGTGATCAAAATAGTTGGCGAG GTAATTACAGTTGCCTACAGGTCGAGTTGACATTTACCCGTGATCGTGCGTATTATTTTACAACCGTTTTCATACCTGGCATTATATTGGTCACCTCGTCGTTTATCACATTTTGGCTGGAGTGGAATGCAGTGCCAGCCCGGGTTATGATCG GCGTGACAACAATGTTGAATTTCTTCACTACCTCGAACGGTTTCCGCAGCACTCTGCCCGTTGTCTCGAATCTAACTGCGATGAATGTGTGGGACGGCGTCTGCATGTGCTTCATTTATGCCTCACTGCTGGAGTTCGTTTGCGTCAATTATGTGGGCCGAAAGCGTCCGCTGCACAACGTCGTCTACCGGCCAGGCGAAAATCCCGTAACACag CGTCTTCCAGCGGTACTAAGCAGGATCGGAGTAATTCTTGCAAGTCCTTTG GCAAGCGCCAACGCCACACCGGCCATGGCAAATACGCCGCTATCGACGGCTATGGGCACGGCCGCATCGACGGCAACCCCGGGCACACCTCGCTGTGCCGTGGACGAGGATTTCTTTGGCGGTGGCATGCGGTGGCAGGAGGCGCATGGTGGCATCATCGGTGCAGCCGTGCAAAATTTGCGGGCACGTTCGATTAAACGTAAAAGCGGACGGGAAGCCGCAGCTAAAAGCCCGTCATCAACATCCATATCGCCAGGTGTGAGCAAAAGCGTCGTCCCAATGCCAGCCGAGCATATCTACGAGGagccagctccagctccagctcctgcACCATCCACGATTGCCACGCGAGTCAAGTTCAAGGATGAGCAAGAGGATGATGCATCCACCACCTCCACTTCGACGTTGCGACGCTCGATTGCCACAAGCACGCCAGCGTTGGTGGTGCGTATCGAACAGGAGGAAGAGGAAACGTTAAAGTCAAACACAGAATCAGAGAAGGTAGGGGCTGGAGCAGAGCCACAGCCATTGCAGCAGTCTATCGAAATGACCGAACATCAATGTCAATTGGCAATGCCATTAAAGCCGCCACGCAGGAAATCTTCGCGCTCCAATTCGCCGAGCAACGCGTTCGCCGCCACGGATGAGGAGTCAATGATGAtgacaacgacgatgacgacgacgacgacgacgtcgacgaccaGAGCAAGGGAAACT
- the LOC132788369 gene encoding uncharacterized protein LOC132788369 isoform X1: MGCAFEAAREQPKQRTKQPNRNQCAASVTTATTAIGSTTTTTTTSREAEDIQIKDNYQQNHKTQTATAKANGKHQKATAQVLLATQQQQQQQQQQFCQVALDNKDALATTHETIEATTAAAAAATPTIDIEATNDLQITCTNCYSRSPEINRDEQPQQQQLQQQQRRRRRRHSRRQDHGRRNKGLLATPTTTATTTPTMVAAATTTATLAGIPCLRLHEMLLHARAALATPRNSANEEQQEQKQKDVVQQQQQPLAYRPWQCLSDNVASAVVPATMSAAILANLSATSAAAYQYLGQHYKHYSQSFSFYAASSVILMLCYLTTTSTAAATQSETGALDKHPIHGIDWSKFDESSSDKEILDLLLEKKRYDKRLLPPVNDEDFCCGLQSPDMATNQNARRPHNRGTLTVNVNVLLLSLASPDESSLKYEVEFLLNQQWNDPRLQYGNKSHYDFLNALHHHDSIWTPDTYFIMHGDFKDPIIPMHFALRIFRNGTITYAMRRHLILSCQGSLHIFPFDDPKCSFSMESISYEEAQIKYVWKNDEDTLRKSPSLTTLNAYLIKNQTTACDQNSWRGNYSCLQVELTFTRDRAYYFTTVFIPGIILVTSSFITFWLEWNAVPARVMIGVTTMLNFFTTSNGFRSTLPVVSNLTAMNVWDGVCMCFIYASLLEFVCVNYVGRKRPLHNVVYRPGENPVTQRLPAVLSRIGVILASPLASANATPAMANTPLSTAMGTAASTATPGTPRCAVDEDFFGGGMRWQEAHGGIIGAAVQNLRARSIKRKSGREAAAKSPSSTSISPGVSKSVVPMPAEHIYEEPAPAPAPAPSTIATRVKFKDEQEDDASTTSTSTLRRSIATSTPALVVRIEQEEEETLKSNTESEKVGAGAEPQPLQQSIEMTEHQCQLAMPLKPPRRKSSRSNSPSNAFAATDEESMMMTTTMTTTTTTSTTRARETGEKRRDAGAPNEIVACTTCGGSNSPCTHSANNGCATETCFVQVRKKEPPHPIRVAKTIDVIARITFPTAYAIFLIFFFVHYKGFS; this comes from the exons ATGGGCTGCGCCTTTGAAGCAGCCAGAGAGCAGCCCAaacaaagaacaaaacaaCCAAATAGAAATCAATGTGCTGCCtcagtaacaacagcaacaacagcaataggaagtactacaactacaacaactacgagCAGAGAAGCAGAGGACATACAAATCAAGGATAACTATCAACAAAATCATAAAACGcaaacagcgacagcaaaagcaaacggCAAACATCAAAAAGCGACAGCTCAAGTGCTTTTAGcgacacagcaacaacaacagcagcagcaacaacagttttGTCAAGTGGCGTTGGATAACAAGGACGCGTTGGCGACGACACACGAAACAAtcgaagcaacaacagcagcagcagcagcagcaacgccaaCAATCGATATTGAGGCAACAAACGATTTGCAAATAACTTGCACCAATTGCTACAGTCGCAGCCCAGAGATTAACAGAGAtgagcagccgcagcagcagcagcttcagcagcaacagcggcgaCGTCGTCGCCGGCATTCAAGGCGTCAAGATCATGGGCGTCGCAACAAGGGATTGctggcaacaccaacaacaacagcaacaacaacaccaacaatggttgcagcagccacaacaacagcaacattggCTGGCATACCCTGTCTGCGGTTGCACGAGATGTTGCTGCATGCGCGAGCTGCCTTAGCGACGCCTCGTAACTCGGCAAACGAAgagcagcaagagcaaaagcagaaggacgtggtgcagcagcaacagcaaccattAGCCTATCGGCCGTGGCAATGTCTGTCGGACAATGTCGCCAGCGCCGTCGTACCCGCCACCATGTCAGCCGCCATTTTAGCCAATCTGAGCGCCACATCGGCTGCCGCTTATCAGTATCTGGGCCAGCATTATAAACATTATAGCCAATCGTTCAGCTTCTATGCGGCATCCAGTGTAATACTGATGCTCTGCTATCTGACCACCACATCCACGGCCGCTGCCACACAATCGGAGACGGGTGCCCTTGACAAGCATCCCAT TCATGGCATCGATTGGTCGAA ATTCGATGAATCGAGCTCAGATAAGGAGATATTAGATTTATTACTCGAGAAAAAACGCTATGATAAACGATTACTGCCGCCTGTAAATG ATGAAGACTTTTGCTGTGGTTTGCAATCGCCCGATATGGCTACAAATCAAAATGCACGGAGACCACACAATCGCG GCACGCTGACCGTAAATGTTAATGTGTTGCTTTTAAGCTTAGCATCGCCCGATGAAAGCAGCTTG AAATATGAAGTGGAATTTCTATTGAATCAGCAATGGAACGATCCACGGCTGCAATATGGCAATAAGTCGCACTATGATTTCTTAAATGCTTTGCATCATCATGACAGCATCTGGACGCCCGACACGTACTTCATTATGCATGGCGATTTCAAGGATCCCATCATACCAATGCATTTCGCTTTAAGAATATTTCGGAACGGGACCATTACGTACGCAATGAG GCGTCACTTGATATTGTCCTGTCAGGGCAGCCTGCACATATTTCCATTCGATGATCCAAAGTGCTCATTCTCTATGGAAAGCA TTTCGTATGAGGAAGCACAAATCAAGTATGTTTGGAAGAATGATGAGGATACGCTGCGTAAAAGTCCCTCATTGACCACACTGAATGCGTATTTGATTAAGAATCAAACGACGGCCTGTGATCAAAATAGTTGGCGAG GTAATTACAGTTGCCTACAGGTCGAGTTGACATTTACCCGTGATCGTGCGTATTATTTTACAACCGTTTTCATACCTGGCATTATATTGGTCACCTCGTCGTTTATCACATTTTGGCTGGAGTGGAATGCAGTGCCAGCCCGGGTTATGATCG GCGTGACAACAATGTTGAATTTCTTCACTACCTCGAACGGTTTCCGCAGCACTCTGCCCGTTGTCTCGAATCTAACTGCGATGAATGTGTGGGACGGCGTCTGCATGTGCTTCATTTATGCCTCACTGCTGGAGTTCGTTTGCGTCAATTATGTGGGCCGAAAGCGTCCGCTGCACAACGTCGTCTACCGGCCAGGCGAAAATCCCGTAACACag CGTCTTCCAGCGGTACTAAGCAGGATCGGAGTAATTCTTGCAAGTCCTTTG GCAAGCGCCAACGCCACACCGGCCATGGCAAATACGCCGCTATCGACGGCTATGGGCACGGCCGCATCGACGGCAACCCCGGGCACACCTCGCTGTGCCGTGGACGAGGATTTCTTTGGCGGTGGCATGCGGTGGCAGGAGGCGCATGGTGGCATCATCGGTGCAGCCGTGCAAAATTTGCGGGCACGTTCGATTAAACGTAAAAGCGGACGGGAAGCCGCAGCTAAAAGCCCGTCATCAACATCCATATCGCCAGGTGTGAGCAAAAGCGTCGTCCCAATGCCAGCCGAGCATATCTACGAGGagccagctccagctccagctcctgcACCATCCACGATTGCCACGCGAGTCAAGTTCAAGGATGAGCAAGAGGATGATGCATCCACCACCTCCACTTCGACGTTGCGACGCTCGATTGCCACAAGCACGCCAGCGTTGGTGGTGCGTATCGAACAGGAGGAAGAGGAAACGTTAAAGTCAAACACAGAATCAGAGAAGGTAGGGGCTGGAGCAGAGCCACAGCCATTGCAGCAGTCTATCGAAATGACCGAACATCAATGTCAATTGGCAATGCCATTAAAGCCGCCACGCAGGAAATCTTCGCGCTCCAATTCGCCGAGCAACGCGTTCGCCGCCACGGATGAGGAGTCAATGATGAtgacaacgacgatgacgacgacgacgacgacgtcgacgaccaGAGCAAGGGAAACT
- the LOC132788369 gene encoding uncharacterized protein LOC132788369 isoform X11 gives MGCAFEAAREQPKQRTKQPNRNQCAASVTTATTAIGSTTTTTTTSREAEDIQIKDNYQQNHKTQTATAKANGKHQKATAQVLLATQQQQQQQQQQFCQVALDNKDALATTHETIEATTAAAAAATPTIDIEATNDLQITCTNCYSRSPEINRDEQPQQQQLQQQQRRRRRRHSRRQDHGRRNKGLLATPTTTATTTPTMVAAATTTATLAGIPCLRLHEMLLHARAALATPRNSANEEQQEQKQKDVVQQQQQPLAYRPWQCLSDNVASAVVPATMSAAILANLSATSAAAYQYLGQHYKHYSQSFSFYAASSVILMLCYLTTTSTAAATQSETGALDKHPIHGIDWSKFDESSSDKEILDLLLEKKRYDKRLLPPVNDEDFCCGLQSPDMATNQNARRPHNRGTLTVNVNVLLLSLASPDESSLKYEVEFLLNQQWNDPRLQYGNKSHYDFLNALHHHDSIWTPDTYFIMHGDFKDPIIPMHFALRIFRNGTITYAMRRHLILSCQGSLHIFPFDDPKCSFSMESISYEEAQIKYVWKNDEDTLRKSPSLTTLNAYLIKNQTTACDQNSWRGNYSCLQVELTFTRDRAYYFTTVFIPGIILVTSSFITFWLEWNAVPARVMIGVTTMLNFFTTSNGFRSTLPVVSNLTAMNVWDGVCMCFIYASLLEFVCVNYVGRKRPLHNVVYRPGENPVTQYNTIPPNCPIHTSNIGNNRKRISRCFVVLLPLQKRQAPTPHRPWQIRRYRRLWARPHRRQPRAHLAVPWTRISLAVACGGRRRMVASSVQPCKICGHVRLNVKADGKPQLKARHQHPYRQV, from the exons ATGGGCTGCGCCTTTGAAGCAGCCAGAGAGCAGCCCAaacaaagaacaaaacaaCCAAATAGAAATCAATGTGCTGCCtcagtaacaacagcaacaacagcaataggaagtactacaactacaacaactacgagCAGAGAAGCAGAGGACATACAAATCAAGGATAACTATCAACAAAATCATAAAACGcaaacagcgacagcaaaagcaaacggCAAACATCAAAAAGCGACAGCTCAAGTGCTTTTAGcgacacagcaacaacaacagcagcagcaacaacagttttGTCAAGTGGCGTTGGATAACAAGGACGCGTTGGCGACGACACACGAAACAAtcgaagcaacaacagcagcagcagcagcagcaacgccaaCAATCGATATTGAGGCAACAAACGATTTGCAAATAACTTGCACCAATTGCTACAGTCGCAGCCCAGAGATTAACAGAGAtgagcagccgcagcagcagcagcttcagcagcaacagcggcgaCGTCGTCGCCGGCATTCAAGGCGTCAAGATCATGGGCGTCGCAACAAGGGATTGctggcaacaccaacaacaacagcaacaacaacaccaacaatggttgcagcagccacaacaacagcaacattggCTGGCATACCCTGTCTGCGGTTGCACGAGATGTTGCTGCATGCGCGAGCTGCCTTAGCGACGCCTCGTAACTCGGCAAACGAAgagcagcaagagcaaaagcagaaggacgtggtgcagcagcaacagcaaccattAGCCTATCGGCCGTGGCAATGTCTGTCGGACAATGTCGCCAGCGCCGTCGTACCCGCCACCATGTCAGCCGCCATTTTAGCCAATCTGAGCGCCACATCGGCTGCCGCTTATCAGTATCTGGGCCAGCATTATAAACATTATAGCCAATCGTTCAGCTTCTATGCGGCATCCAGTGTAATACTGATGCTCTGCTATCTGACCACCACATCCACGGCCGCTGCCACACAATCGGAGACGGGTGCCCTTGACAAGCATCCCAT TCATGGCATCGATTGGTCGAA ATTCGATGAATCGAGCTCAGATAAGGAGATATTAGATTTATTACTCGAGAAAAAACGCTATGATAAACGATTACTGCCGCCTGTAAATG ATGAAGACTTTTGCTGTGGTTTGCAATCGCCCGATATGGCTACAAATCAAAATGCACGGAGACCACACAATCGCG GCACGCTGACCGTAAATGTTAATGTGTTGCTTTTAAGCTTAGCATCGCCCGATGAAAGCAGCTTG AAATATGAAGTGGAATTTCTATTGAATCAGCAATGGAACGATCCACGGCTGCAATATGGCAATAAGTCGCACTATGATTTCTTAAATGCTTTGCATCATCATGACAGCATCTGGACGCCCGACACGTACTTCATTATGCATGGCGATTTCAAGGATCCCATCATACCAATGCATTTCGCTTTAAGAATATTTCGGAACGGGACCATTACGTACGCAATGAG GCGTCACTTGATATTGTCCTGTCAGGGCAGCCTGCACATATTTCCATTCGATGATCCAAAGTGCTCATTCTCTATGGAAAGCA TTTCGTATGAGGAAGCACAAATCAAGTATGTTTGGAAGAATGATGAGGATACGCTGCGTAAAAGTCCCTCATTGACCACACTGAATGCGTATTTGATTAAGAATCAAACGACGGCCTGTGATCAAAATAGTTGGCGAG GTAATTACAGTTGCCTACAGGTCGAGTTGACATTTACCCGTGATCGTGCGTATTATTTTACAACCGTTTTCATACCTGGCATTATATTGGTCACCTCGTCGTTTATCACATTTTGGCTGGAGTGGAATGCAGTGCCAGCCCGGGTTATGATCG GCGTGACAACAATGTTGAATTTCTTCACTACCTCGAACGGTTTCCGCAGCACTCTGCCCGTTGTCTCGAATCTAACTGCGATGAATGTGTGGGACGGCGTCTGCATGTGCTTCATTTATGCCTCACTGCTGGAGTTCGTTTGCGTCAATTATGTGGGCCGAAAGCGTCCGCTGCACAACGTCGTCTACCGGCCAGGCGAAAATCCCGTAACACag TACAATACTATACCACCCAACTGTCCCATCCACACATCCAATATAGGAAATAATCGAAAGAGAATTTCACGCTGCTTTGTCGTCCTACTCCCACTCCAAAAAAGGCAAGCGCCAACGCCACACCGGCCATGGCAAATACGCCGCTATCGACGGCTATGGGCACGGCCGCATCGACGGCAACCCCGGGCACACCTCGCTGTGCCGTGGACGAGGATTTCTTTGGCGGTGGCATGCGGTGGCAGGAGGCGCATGGTGGCATCATCGGTGCAGCCGTGCAAAATTTGCGGGCACGTTCGATTAAACGTAAAAGCGGACGGGAAGCCGCAGCTAAAAGCCCGTCATCAACATCCATATCGCCAGGTGTGA
- the LOC132788369 gene encoding uncharacterized protein LOC132788369 isoform X4 yields the protein MGCAFEAAREQPKQRTKQPNRNQCAASVTTATTAIGSTTTTTTTSREAEDIQIKDNYQQNHKTQTATAKANGKHQKATAQVLLATQQQQQQQQQQFCQVALDNKDALATTHETIEATTAAAAAATPTIDIEATNDLQITCTNCYSRSPEINRDEQPQQQQLQQQQRRRRRRHSRRQDHGRRNKGLLATPTTTATTTPTMVAAATTTATLAGIPCLRLHEMLLHARAALATPRNSANEEQQEQKQKDVVQQQQQPLAYRPWQCLSDNVASAVVPATMSAAILANLSATSAAAYQYLGQHYKHYSQSFSFYAASSVILMLCYLTTTSTAAATQSETGALDKHPIHGIDWSKFDESSSDKEILDLLLEKKRYDKRLLPPVNDEDFCCGLQSPDMATNQNARRPHNRGTLTVNVNVLLLSLASPDESSLKYEVEFLLNQQWNDPRLQYGNKSHYDFLNALHHHDSIWTPDTYFIMHGDFKDPIIPMHFALRIFRNGTITYAMRRHLILSCQGSLHIFPFDDPKCSFSMESISYEEAQIKYVWKNDEDTLRKSPSLTTLNAYLIKNQTTACDQNSWRGNYSCLQVELTFTRDRAYYFTTVFIPGIILVTSSFITFWLEWNAVPARVMIGVTTMLNFFTTSNGFRSTLPVVSNLTAMNVWDGVCMCFIYASLLEFVCVNYVGRKRPLHNVVYRPGENPVTQASANATPAMANTPLSTAMGTAASTATPGTPRCAVDEDFFGGGMRWQEAHGGIIGAAVQNLRARSIKRKSGREAAAKSPSSTSISPGVSKSVVPMPAEHIYEEPAPAPAPAPSTIATRVKFKDEQEDDASTTSTSTLRRSIATSTPALVVRIEQEEEETLKSNTESEKVGAGAEPQPLQQSIEMTEHQCQLAMPLKPPRRKSSRSNSPSNAFAATDEESMMMTTTMTTTTTTSTTRARETGEKRRDAGAPNEIVACTTCGGSNSPCTHSANNGCATETCFVQVRKKEPPHPIRVAKTIDVIARITFPTAYAIFLIFFFVHYKGFS from the exons ATGGGCTGCGCCTTTGAAGCAGCCAGAGAGCAGCCCAaacaaagaacaaaacaaCCAAATAGAAATCAATGTGCTGCCtcagtaacaacagcaacaacagcaataggaagtactacaactacaacaactacgagCAGAGAAGCAGAGGACATACAAATCAAGGATAACTATCAACAAAATCATAAAACGcaaacagcgacagcaaaagcaaacggCAAACATCAAAAAGCGACAGCTCAAGTGCTTTTAGcgacacagcaacaacaacagcagcagcaacaacagttttGTCAAGTGGCGTTGGATAACAAGGACGCGTTGGCGACGACACACGAAACAAtcgaagcaacaacagcagcagcagcagcagcaacgccaaCAATCGATATTGAGGCAACAAACGATTTGCAAATAACTTGCACCAATTGCTACAGTCGCAGCCCAGAGATTAACAGAGAtgagcagccgcagcagcagcagcttcagcagcaacagcggcgaCGTCGTCGCCGGCATTCAAGGCGTCAAGATCATGGGCGTCGCAACAAGGGATTGctggcaacaccaacaacaacagcaacaacaacaccaacaatggttgcagcagccacaacaacagcaacattggCTGGCATACCCTGTCTGCGGTTGCACGAGATGTTGCTGCATGCGCGAGCTGCCTTAGCGACGCCTCGTAACTCGGCAAACGAAgagcagcaagagcaaaagcagaaggacgtggtgcagcagcaacagcaaccattAGCCTATCGGCCGTGGCAATGTCTGTCGGACAATGTCGCCAGCGCCGTCGTACCCGCCACCATGTCAGCCGCCATTTTAGCCAATCTGAGCGCCACATCGGCTGCCGCTTATCAGTATCTGGGCCAGCATTATAAACATTATAGCCAATCGTTCAGCTTCTATGCGGCATCCAGTGTAATACTGATGCTCTGCTATCTGACCACCACATCCACGGCCGCTGCCACACAATCGGAGACGGGTGCCCTTGACAAGCATCCCAT TCATGGCATCGATTGGTCGAA ATTCGATGAATCGAGCTCAGATAAGGAGATATTAGATTTATTACTCGAGAAAAAACGCTATGATAAACGATTACTGCCGCCTGTAAATG ATGAAGACTTTTGCTGTGGTTTGCAATCGCCCGATATGGCTACAAATCAAAATGCACGGAGACCACACAATCGCG GCACGCTGACCGTAAATGTTAATGTGTTGCTTTTAAGCTTAGCATCGCCCGATGAAAGCAGCTTG AAATATGAAGTGGAATTTCTATTGAATCAGCAATGGAACGATCCACGGCTGCAATATGGCAATAAGTCGCACTATGATTTCTTAAATGCTTTGCATCATCATGACAGCATCTGGACGCCCGACACGTACTTCATTATGCATGGCGATTTCAAGGATCCCATCATACCAATGCATTTCGCTTTAAGAATATTTCGGAACGGGACCATTACGTACGCAATGAG GCGTCACTTGATATTGTCCTGTCAGGGCAGCCTGCACATATTTCCATTCGATGATCCAAAGTGCTCATTCTCTATGGAAAGCA TTTCGTATGAGGAAGCACAAATCAAGTATGTTTGGAAGAATGATGAGGATACGCTGCGTAAAAGTCCCTCATTGACCACACTGAATGCGTATTTGATTAAGAATCAAACGACGGCCTGTGATCAAAATAGTTGGCGAG GTAATTACAGTTGCCTACAGGTCGAGTTGACATTTACCCGTGATCGTGCGTATTATTTTACAACCGTTTTCATACCTGGCATTATATTGGTCACCTCGTCGTTTATCACATTTTGGCTGGAGTGGAATGCAGTGCCAGCCCGGGTTATGATCG GCGTGACAACAATGTTGAATTTCTTCACTACCTCGAACGGTTTCCGCAGCACTCTGCCCGTTGTCTCGAATCTAACTGCGATGAATGTGTGGGACGGCGTCTGCATGTGCTTCATTTATGCCTCACTGCTGGAGTTCGTTTGCGTCAATTATGTGGGCCGAAAGCGTCCGCTGCACAACGTCGTCTACCGGCCAGGCGAAAATCCCGTAACACag GCAAGCGCCAACGCCACACCGGCCATGGCAAATACGCCGCTATCGACGGCTATGGGCACGGCCGCATCGACGGCAACCCCGGGCACACCTCGCTGTGCCGTGGACGAGGATTTCTTTGGCGGTGGCATGCGGTGGCAGGAGGCGCATGGTGGCATCATCGGTGCAGCCGTGCAAAATTTGCGGGCACGTTCGATTAAACGTAAAAGCGGACGGGAAGCCGCAGCTAAAAGCCCGTCATCAACATCCATATCGCCAGGTGTGAGCAAAAGCGTCGTCCCAATGCCAGCCGAGCATATCTACGAGGagccagctccagctccagctcctgcACCATCCACGATTGCCACGCGAGTCAAGTTCAAGGATGAGCAAGAGGATGATGCATCCACCACCTCCACTTCGACGTTGCGACGCTCGATTGCCACAAGCACGCCAGCGTTGGTGGTGCGTATCGAACAGGAGGAAGAGGAAACGTTAAAGTCAAACACAGAATCAGAGAAGGTAGGGGCTGGAGCAGAGCCACAGCCATTGCAGCAGTCTATCGAAATGACCGAACATCAATGTCAATTGGCAATGCCATTAAAGCCGCCACGCAGGAAATCTTCGCGCTCCAATTCGCCGAGCAACGCGTTCGCCGCCACGGATGAGGAGTCAATGATGAtgacaacgacgatgacgacgacgacgacgacgtcgacgaccaGAGCAAGGGAAACT